Genomic segment of Iocasia fonsfrigidae:
TTCATTAGCAACTTCATACTTGAGACTGTCAAGGGCATCACGGGCAAGAGGATTCAAGATTCGCTTTTTGCGGCTCAAAAAGCCACCTCCTGACAAGTAGTACATGATTATAATTTGCTAAAAAGCAAAAAGATATGTTAATATAATATTGGTAAATCTTAAGGGCACGATTATTTAAAAACTATATTATAAAGGAGAACTTATTAATGAAAGATATTAAAGAGATATTAAATAAATCTATAGATGAATTAAAGCCTATTTACCTTATATATAGTGAAGAAATTTATTTATTAAATAAATTTAAAGAAGCTTTTACAAAAAAATATATTCCTGATGAGATTAAGGATTTTAATTTAACGGTTATTAAAAACACAGAAAATCTACCAGTATTAGTAAAGAATCAGGCCAACACACCACCATTTATGACAGAAAAAAGATTTATTATAATTGAACCTGGTGAATATTTTAAAAATAAAAATTCAGAGGATAGATTTTTAATCGAATTATTTAATAATTTCCCTCAAACTACTCAACTGCTTTTTTTAATTAATGGTAAGATTGATAAGAGATTAAAGGTTGTTAAAGAAATTAAAAAAAATGGAGAGATTATAGAATTAGAATCACCTAAATATAAACAACTGGATAAATGGATAGAGCGGGAATTTGCAAGATATAATAAAAAAATCGATAAAAGGTCTATTAATATGCTGGAGAATATGTTCCAAAATAATCTCCAATTATTAGAGAATGAGATAGGAAAGATTGTACTATATAAACATGATGAAGAAAAAATAAATTATAATGATATAAGTAATATTATTAGTAAGGATAGATTATTAGAGGATAATTTGATTTTTGCTTTTACAGATGCAATTATTGGCAGGAATAATGGAAAGGCTATTACTATTTTAAACGAAATGCTCAATGATGGTGCAGTTCCTTTGAAGATTTTGAGTACAGTTATCTGGCAGTTAAGGTTATTGTTGTCTGTGAAAGAATTAAAAAAGAAAGGTAAGGATATCAGGGATATTTCCCGGATATTAAAGGTACATCAGTATCCTGTCAAAAAGTGTTATAGTAAAGCAGATGTCTTTACTGATGAAGAACTGGAAATTATGTTGGAAAGGTTTATGGAAACAAATTATCAGATAGTAACAGGAAAATATGAGGCTGCTCTGGCCCTGGAGATGGCAATAGTAAAATAAAAAAAGAGGTTTATTCTTTTTATCAAGAAGAATAAGCCTCTGTTTTATCTTAAGAAATTTTATTATACATTTTGGTTAAACGGGATTTTTTGCGGGCGGCATTGTTTTTGTGGATTATGCCTTTGCTTACAGCTTTATCTATTGTTTTAATTGCAGTCTGTAATTTATCTCCTGCTGTAGAAGAATCCCCTTCTTCTACTGTTTTTTCAAAATCTTTAATGTTGTTTTTGAGTTTATCTTTCCATTCCCTATTGCGAATTGTTCTTTTTTCAGCAGTTTTTACCCTCTTTTTTGCTGATTTAATAATAGGCATGCACACTTCACCTCCCTTATTTCATAACAAACTATAAGAAATCAAATTATAAGTAGTTTTTAAAATACAGCAATTTTTATTTTAACATGAGTTTTTTAAAAATGCAAGTTTTGTATATAAAAATATTTAACTGGTTAAAATATAATTGAAAAAGGGGGTGATAGTTTGAGAGGCTGGATAGGAGCAATAGTAAGATTTATTGTGTCTGCACTGGTATTATTAGCAGTAGGCTATGTAGTACCTGGATTTAGTATGGTTGGATTTGGTAATGCCCTGATAGCTGCTATTGTAATAGCCTTGATGGGTTATGTTATTGAAACATTGTTTGGTGATAATATTTCACCACAGGCCCGCGGGGTGGTAGGGTTTATCACTTCTGCTGTAGTGATTTATTTGACTCAGTTTGTTGTTGAGGGGTTAACAGTGACTATTTTTGGTGCTTTAATTGCTGCTTTTGTAATTGGGCTGGTTGATGCATTTGTACCGACTGAATTAAGATAAAGGGGATAAAGATGACTAATCAGCAAGTGATTTTTGAAAATAATCGGGTTTATTCGGATCTTGCACTTGATGCTCATAGTTTAGCAGTAGAACAAACAGGTGGGGAAGTACAGGGAGTAAGTGTTCAGGAAGAACAGTTAGAAAATGCGCTGATAACCCGGATTGAGGTTATGAATGAGCAGGGTGCTAAGGCTATCGGCAAGCCCATTGGTAAGTATATAACAATAGAATCAGATGGTCTCAAAGGACAAAATAGAATGGTTCATGACCAGTTGAGTGAAATATTTGCTGGTGAATTAGCTTCATTAGCAAACCTGGAAAATATTAGACCTCATCCCAATCTGGAGCCGACTATATTTATAGTTGGTCTGGGAAACTGGAATGCTACACCTGATGCATTAGGTCCACAGGTTCTTAACCATCTTATGGTTACCAGACATCTTTATCAGGAAGCCCCTCCTGAATTAAGAAAGGGGCTGCGGCCTGTCTGTGCCTTATCACCAGGTGTCCTGGGTTTGACAGGTGTTCAAACTGCTGAAATAATTAAAGGTGTTGTAGAGATGGTTCAACCTAACTTGATTATTGCTATTGATGCCTTATCTGCCCGCAGTACTGCCAGGTTAGCCAATACTATTCAGATAAGTAATACTGGGATAGCACCTGGTTCAGGGCTTGGTAAAAATAGAATGGCAATTAATCAAGAAACAATGAATATTCCTGTTATAGCAATTGGTGTACCAACAGTTGTACATGCTATAACTATCGTTAATGATGCTATGGAGGAATTATTAAAAGGAAATATCTTTTCTCCTGCTGAAAGAGAGAGGTTTAGACATATTGATGAAGCAGAAAAAAAGAGAACTATAGGGAATATACTGGGACCATATATGGGTAGTTTGGTAGTATCTCCTAAAGGTGTAGATGAGTTAATTCTCGATCTTGGAAGAATTATTGCTGGAGGGATAAATGTAGCCCTTCATCCTGATATTACACCTGATAATTTATCGCTTTATTTATAATATGTATTGTAAGAATTCAGGGAAGGTATTTATACCTTCCTTTTTTTCAACTTATTTTTTCTTTACTATTTGGATAATTTTATATATAATTATAAATAAAATATAGAAACATTACTCGATAAATTGAAGGTTATGTAAGCGAGGGGGAAGTAATGACAGTAGATATAGTTACTATGGGAGAGATGTTAATTGATTTTGTGCCTTTAAAAAAAGGCCTGGCCCTTAAAGATAATGAAGGCTTTTTGAGAATGCCAGGTGGGGCACCAGCCAATGTGGCTGTTGGAACGGCTAAACTTGGTATTAAAAGTGCTTTTCTGGGTAAAGTTGGGGCTGACCCTTTTGGTGATTTACTTATTGATACCTTAAGGGAGAATAGTGTTAATGTTGAAGGAATAGTCCAGAGTAATAAAGCAAAAACTACTTTGGCTTTTGTAACCCTTGATGAAAAGGGGGATAGGGATTTTACTTTTTACAGGGACCCTGGTGCAGACATGTTATATGACTGGGATGAAGTGAATTTGAAACTGCTTAAAAAAGCAAGAGTATTTCACCACGGCTCCATTAGTTTAATTGATGAGCCTGTACGCAGTACTACCTTAAGGATGGCTGAAACTGCTAATGATAATGGTCTTATTGTTTCTTATGACCCTAATCTGCGCATACCTCTGTGGCCTGATTTAAAACAGGCTGAAAAATGGATAAAAGAAGGCCTGAAAACTGCTGATTTACTTAAAATATCAGAAGAGGAACTGGAGTTTATTACAGGTGAATCTTCCCTTAAAAAGGGTGCCCGGAGAGTAATGGCAGAATATAATGTGAAGTTGATATTTATAACCCTTGGTGCAGAGGGTAGTTATTTTTATAATGGTTTGACAGAAGGGATGGTATCAGGTTTTAAGGTAAATGCCCAGGACACTACTGGAGCAGGAGATGCCTTTACAGCAGGAATCCTTGCCCAGCTTATTAATGAGGATATTGATGATTTATCCAGGCTGGATAATATTACTTTAAAAGAAATGCTTAAATTCAGCAATGCTGTTGGGGCTATAACAACTACAGGTAAAGGTGCTATTTCATCATTACCTAATTTAAAAAGTGTGAGAAAATTTTTGAAAAAAACCAAAATATAACTATTTAAAATGATACTTAAATAAAAACCCTGAGAGATTATTACTCCCAGGGTTTTTTCTATTATTTTATAATCATGATAAAAACTTAAGTTATATCTACCAATCTATCATCATATTAATTTTAATAGGAGGAGAAATGACATGTCCTATAAAAAGATAGATCTTAAGGTGATAATGGTAGTAATCATGTTATTACTTATTTTTCTTAACCTATTAAAATATCATATGATGAGTGATGTAGTAGTTCCAGTTTGGTCAAGCCATGATGTAGAATATTATGATAGAGAAAAAGATAATAGGAGTTTGATTACCAGGGTGAAAGACTATCTTAGTCCTGAACAGTTACTCTATAGATTAACCAGGATAAGGGTCAGGGCTCCTATTACCTATTTAAAGAGGGAAATCCCTTTGCTGGCTTATTATACCCCAGAGGAATTAAAAACACCTAGACAGGTGGTCTATAACCCTGGAGATAATAATAAAATAGTAAAACTAAAATTTGACTTAAGGCAGGGGGAAGAGATAAGTAGTCAGCAGGATAACAGTCAGTCAATTGATGATTTAAGAGGGATGGAACCTGATAATAAAATTAGGGATGATCAGAAAAGGCCTTTAATAGCTATTTATCATACACATACTTCAGAAACCTATATTGATGATCCGAGAAAGCAGGATAATAATGGCCATGTTTTTCCAGGCGAGATTGGTAATGTTGCCAGAGTAGGTAGTGAACTGGCAACATTACTGGCAGAGAGATATAATTTTCGGGTTATTCATACAACCAAGGTTCATGATGAGCGTTATAGTATGTCGTATTATAATTCACGAAAAACAGTTAAGGAGCTGTTGGATAATAACCCTGAAATAGATTTGTTATTGGATATACATCGTGATGGGATTAAACACCTACCTTCACGGGAAACCATTACTACTGTAGTAAATGATCAAAGGGTGGCTAAAGTGATGATTGTAGTTACTAATGGTAAATTTGATTTTGCCCATTTAGACTTGAAAGACCATCATCAAGAGTGGGAAAAAAACCTGAATTATGCCAGAAGATTTGCCAATAAAATAGAAGAGATGTATCCTGGGTTATTGAGCAGGTTAGAAATCAGGGATACCACTTATAATCAAGATTTACATCCACGGGCTTTATTATTGGAAATAGGTGATTATAGAAATACAACCCAGGAAGCTATTAGATCAGCAGAACTACTGGCAGGTGTTATTGTGGAGATGTTTAGATGATATATATGTAATATTGTTGATAAAAAGATATGCCAATGTTATAATTAATTGAAGAAATTAGATGTGTTGAGGAGGAAACGATAGGTGAATAGTGAGCATATCAGGAATTTTTGCATTATTGCCCATATTGATCATGGAAAATCAACCCTGGCAGACCGTCTTCTTGAATATACAGGTGTTTTAACTGAACGGGAGATGAAAGAACAGGTTCTCGATAAAATGGAACTTGAAAGGGAACGTGGTATTACTATTAAGGCTCAGGCAGTACGGCTTGAGTATAATGGGTATCAATTAAATCTAATAGATACCCCCGGACATGTGGATTTTTCATATGAAGTTTCCAGGAGTCTGGCAGCCTGTGAAGGGGCTATACTGGTAGTTGATGCCTCACAGGGGGTAGAAGCCCAGACTCTGGCTAATATATACCTTGCACTGGAACATGACCTGGAGATAATACCGGTTATTAATAAAATTGATCTGCCGAGTGCTGATCCAGACCGTGTTAAGGCCCAGTTGATTGATGTTGGTTTGGAGATAGAGGATACGATCTTGACCAGTGCCAAGGAAGGGACTGGTATTAAAGAAGTGCTAGATGCTGTCATAGAACAAGTACCTGCACCGGAAAATACATTTAATAAGCCTCTGCGTGCTCTTATCTTTGATTCTTTTTATGACCCATATCAGGGGGTAATTGCCTATGTGAGAATAAAGGATGGTAGTATCAAACCGGGTCAAAGGGTTAAGATGATGTCAAATAATAGGGAATATGAGGTTGATGAACTTGGTATATTTATCCCTGATATGAAAAAAACAGCTAGTTTAGAGGCTGGTGAGGTTGGTTATATTATTGCCGGTGTGAAAGACGTTAAGAATTGTCGGGTGGGGGATACAATTACCTCTGCAGATAATCCAGCATCTGAACCACTACCAGGTTATCAAAAAATAAAGCCAATGGTTTATAGTGGACTCTATCCAACTGATAATGCTGATTATGGTTTATTAAAAGATGCCCTTGAAAAATTACAGTTGAATGATGCCTCTCTGACCTTTGAAGCAGAGACCTCAGAGGCCCTTGGTTTTGGATTCAGAGTTGGTTTCCTGGGTCTATTACATATGGAGATTATTCAGGAACGGTTGGAGCGGGAATATGGCCTTGAACTTGTAATTACTGCCCCAAGTGTGGTTTATCGTATTACAGACCAGCAGGGTGATATGATTGAAATCGAGAATCCTGCTGAATTTCCTGAACAAAACGAAATTGAAATTATCGAGGAGCCTTATGTGAAGGCAGAGATTTTTTTACCTGATGAATATGTGGGACAGGCTATGGAACTCTGTCAGGAGAACCGTGGTGAATTTAAGGATATGCAGTATATAGATGAAAATAGGGTTAAATTATATTATGAAATTCCCTTGAGTGAAATTATTACAGATTTTTTTGATCTTTTAAAATCAAAAACCAGAGGATATGCTACCCTGGATTATGAATTTATAGGATATAAGCCTTCACAGCTGGTAAAACTGGATATATTGCTCAGCGGTAGCCCGGTAGATGCTTTATCAACCATAGTTCATCAGGAAAATGCGGGCAGCAAAGGACGTTCACTGGCACGAAAACTGAAGAAACTTATTCCCAGGCAGATGTTTGCAGTACCAATTCAGGCTGCTATTGGCAGTAAAATTGTGGCCCGGGTTAATATTAAAGCACTGAGGAAAAATGTTTTACAAAAGTGTTATGGTGGTGACATAAGCAGAAAGAGGAAATTGCTTGAAAAACAAAAAGAAGGCAAAAAAAGAATGAAGAGGGTTGGACAGGTGGAAATTCCCCAGGAGGCATTTATGGCTGTCTTACAGCGGGATGATGATGAATAATAATGACCTGCAGTTATCCTATCAAAAACCCTTTGCTCTTTATGTTCATATACCTTTTTGTTCAGAGAAATGTAATTACTGTGATTTTTATTCAGAGAGATATAGTCATTCTGCACTAGAGGGTTTTTATCAAGGAATACAGCGAGAGATTGAATTATATACCAACTTAATTGAGCGGCCAGTACTTAAAACTATATATAGGGGGTGGTACCCCCAGTTTAATTAAACCGGCCTATTTGGTCGGTTTAATTGAAAAGATAAGACAACATTTTGATCTTGCTATGGTAGAGGAAATAAGTATAGAAGTAAATCCAGGCTCGATTACAAAGGATAAATTATTAAAATATAAGGAAGCAGGGATTAATAGAATTAGCCTGGGGGTTCAGTCTTTTAATGATAATGAGTTGAATTTTCTGGGTAGAAAACACACAGTCGGTCAGGCTTTAGAAGCAGTTGAACTCTTACAGAGGGTTTTCCAGAATTATAATCTTGATTTAATATTTGCTATTCCTGGACAGAGTCTTAAGTCCTGGCAGGAGACCCTAAAACAGGTTTTATCATTTCAGCCACCACATCTTTCTATTTATAATTTGCAGATTGAAAAAGGTACTCCTTTAGCTAATATGTTAGAAGAGGGAGAGATAAAGGTTGTTGATGATACTTTGGATGCTGAAATGTATCTTCTGGCCAGGGAATTATTTAATCTTCATGATTTTAAACAATATGAGATATCCAATTTTTCTAGAAAGGGATTTGATTCTATTCATAATCAAATTTACTGGCATTATCAACCCTATTTAGGGATAGGGCCTGCTGCTGTAAGTTTTGATGGTAGGATTCGTTTTGCTAATAAAGCAGATTTGCCAAAATACATTAATAATCTTACCAATAGTGTTTTACCAGTCGAGAATATAGAAAGGCTGTCAATAAAAGAACAAATCTCTGAAATGATTTTTATGGGTTTACGCTTGACAGATGGTATTTCATTAGCAGAATTTACTGATAGGTTCACAGTAGACCTGCTGAAGCTTTATCAATTGGAAATAGAAGATTGTTTGAGCAAAGGGCTTATTGAAATAAAGGACAAGCATATAAGGTTAAGTGAAAAGGGTCTATTGTTAGGTAATGAAGTGTTTATGAAATTTCTTAAGTGATTTTTATAATTCTAGAAATTATGAACTTTGAAGGCCGACAGATATATTTGTTTTCCTTGTCGTGCGCTGAGGTGTCCTACCTTCGCTTACTGTCAAGAAATTCTCCTCCGGCGTCGTGCCTACGGATAATTTCTAGAGTCGTCCAACAAATATATCTGTCTGAGTTAAGGTAGCTAAGTAATAATTTTAATTCTGTAGCGGCTCTAACTTTTTGTGGAGGCAGGACGCCGGAACAAAAAGTTGTGACAGAGAACGGAGGCACGGATGCCGGAGAGAACGACAAGCGGAAGAATTAAAATTATTCTCGATCAATTTAGGATGACGTAGCCACTTTGTTCTTACTAATAAGGTAAGGGATATTTTTCATTTTGGAAATACAATGTTGACAAAATTGTGTTAATATGTTATTTTATTATTAGTAATTAGCACTCTTTATAATTGAGTGCTAACAAAAAAGGGGGCCAGCCGATGGTTGAAGAAGTTGAAAGGCGGAAAAAAGAGATACTTAAAGCGATTATTCATGAGCATATTTTTACTGCCGAACCCGTTGGTTCACGTACCCTGGCCAAATCATATGAACTAGGTGTAAGTTCTGCAACAATCCGGAATGAAATGTCTGATTTAGAGGAACTAGGTTATCTTGAACAGCCCTATACATCTGCTGGACGGATTCCTTCTGATAAAGCCTACCGTTTTTATGTCGATACACTTATTAATGATAGAGAGAATCTGAATCTAGAATTAATTAAACTACTTAATAATTTTAATTATGAAAGACAGGGCATTCAGCAGATAATGTCTAATATGGCTAAGATGTTATCGAGTGTTACCCGCTACACATCAGTTGTCAGCGAACCACAGATGAAAAAAAGTAGAATTAAACAGATCCAGTTAATACCAGTAGAAGGGAAGAGGATTTTAATAGTTCTGATAACAAACACAGGAATTGTGCATAATAAAATTGTTAAATTAAAGCAAGATCTTAACCCAAGACAACTTGGGTATTTAAATGAGTATCTATTTAATAATTTAAAGGATAAGCGGATAAAGGGTATAAACAATCTTGTTTTGCAGGAACTGGAAAAGAGATTAATTAAAAGACTGGATTTATCTCAGGAAATAATTGAATTAGTCTACAAAGGATTAGAGATGGTATCTAAAGAGGATGATTTTAAAATATATTTAGGTGGTACTTCTTATATCCTTGAACAACCAGAGTTCAATGATTTAGATAACCTAAAAAAGGTCTTAAATATACTTGATCATGAAGAAATGCTAAAAGACCTTTTAGTTACTATACCCAATAAAGAACTTGAGGTAATGATAGGTCATGAAAATAAAATTGAAGAAATGAAGAAATGTAGTCTCGTTTTTGCTTCTTACACTGTTGGTGATATGGCTTCTGGAAAAATCGGTGTTATAGGTCCTACCAGGATGGAGTATTCCAGGGTAATTGCTTCAGTTAATACTGTAGCAGAACTAATGGGTAAGATTATATCAGAATTAAGTGGGTGATGATAATGGTAGAAAAAAATGCTAAGAAGAAAGATGAAGAGGTATTGGAACAGCAGTCTGAAACTGAAAAAGAGGATTTAGAAACTAAAACGGTTAGAGAAGGGGATATAAAGATAGAGGAAGAAGATGGGTTAGAAGAAAACATAGAGGAAGAAGTAATAGATGTTGAGGAGTTAGAAGAAGAAATAGCAAAGCTGCAGGAAGAGAAAGATGCCTTTTTCAATCAATTACAGCGTCTACAGGCTGATTTTTCTAATTATAAAAAGAGGGTTGAGAAGGAGAAAGGGCGAGCTTATCAGCAGACAAAGATAGAACTTATTGGTGAATTACTTCCTGTAATAGATAATTTTGAAAGAGCTCTTGCCCAGGAAGATAATGGTGGTGAATTCTATCAAGGTGTTGAAATGATTTACCGGCAGATAATAACTTATCTGGAAAAACAGGGAGTAAAGGCGATTGAGGCTGAAGGAGAACAATTTGATCATAATTATCATGAAGCAGTAATGCAGGTTGAAGATGATGACTATGAATCTGGAACTATTATTAAAGAAATACAGAAGGGGTACATAATGGAAGATAGGGTAATTAGACCTACTATGGTGAAGGTGGCTCAATAGGTTTTTAAATATAACTAAATTTGAGATTTAATTTCTAAAGACTTAACAGAATATAACATTTATAAGGAGGAATTTGAAATGGGTAAAATAATTGGTATTGACTTAGGAACAACTAATTCATGTGTGGCTGTAACTGAGGGGGGAGAACCCTCTGTCATACCTAATGCAGAAGGTAATAGAACTACTCCTTCTGTTGTCGCAATTTCAAAAAAGGGTGAACGTCTGGTAGGGGAAACTGCTAAGAGACAGGCGATTACAAACCCTGATCAGACTGTTAGCTCTATTAAACGACATATGGGAACTGATTATAAAGTTAATTTAAATGGTAAAGACCAGACTCCACAACAGATATCAGCTATGATTTTGCAGAAACTAAAACGTGATGCAGAAGAATACCTTGGTGAAGAGGTTACAGAAGCAGTTATTACTGTTCCTGCATATTTTACTGATAGTCAGCGTCAGGCCACCAAGGATGCTGGTAAGATTGCAGGATTAGAAGTCAAGAGGATAATAAATGAACCTACAGCTGCTTCTCTGGCATATGGTCTGGAGGATGATAAAGAACAGACCATTCTGGTATTTGATCTTGGTGGTGGGACATTTGATGTATCTATTTTAGAACTTGGTGATGGTGTGTTTCAGGTTGTGTCTACTAGTGGTAACAATCACTTGGGTGGTGATGATTTTGATAAAAAGGTTATGGATTATCTGGCTGATGAATTTAAGAAAGAACATGGTGTAGACCTGCGTAAAGATAGAATGGCAATGCAGCGCTTGAAAGATGCTGCCGAAAAAGCGAAGAAAGAATTGTCATCAGTGATGACTACTAATGTTAATCTACCTTTTATTACCCAGACTGATGATGGCCCAAAACACCTGGATGTAGATATAACCCGGGCTAAATTTGATGAATTAACTGCTGACCTTGTTGAGAAGACAATGGAACCTTCACGAAGGGCTCTCAAGGATGCTGATATGTCACCTTCTGATATAGATGAGGTTATACTTGTTGGTGGTTCTACCAGAATTCCAGCTGTTCAGGAAGCAGTCAAAAAATTAATTGGTAAGGATCCCCATAAAGGTATTAACCCTGATGAAGTTGTGGCTATGGGTGCTGCTATTCAGGGTGGTATTATGGCAGGGGATGTAAATGATATTGTCTTATTAGATGTTACCCCATTATCTCTTGGTATTGAAACACTTGGTGGTGTTTTCACTAAATTGATTGACAGGAATACTACTATACCTACTGAAAAGAGTAAGGTTTTTTCAACTGCTGCTGACAATCAGACCAGTGTGGATATTCATGTTTTACAGGGTGAAAGGAAGATGGCCAGTCATAATAAGACACTGGGACGTTTTCAGTTGACAAATATCCCGCCAGCTCCCAGGGGAGTTCCGCAAATAGAGGTAACCTTTAAAATCGATACTAATGGTATTGTTCATGTCTCAGCTAAAGACCTGGGGACAGGTAATGAACAAAATATCACTATTAAATCATCTACTGGATTATCTGATGAGGAAATAGACCAAATGGTAAATGAAGCTGAGGCTCATGAAGAAGAAGATAAAAAACGTCTAGAAGAGATTGAAGCCAGGAATGAGGCAGACAGCCTTGTCTATCAGACAGAAAAGACTCTTAAAGATGCAGGGGATAAGGTTGAGCAGTCTGTAAAGGATAAAGTTGAGCAGGCTAAGGATGACCTTAAAAAGGCTCTTGAAGGTGAAGATATAGAAGAGATTAAAAATAAGACAGAGGCTTTAACCAATGAATTGACTGAATTAAGCAGTCAACTCTATGCCCAGGCTCAGCAGCAGGCAGAGCAAGCAGGTCAGGACCCAGCAGGAGATACTGGTGATGACAATACTGTTGATGTAGATTATGAAGAAGTGGATGAGGAAGATAATGAATAAATACTAACATTTTGAACAATGAATTAATATAAATAGTATATGGGTTCAAAGTATAGTTATATGTTTAATTTGGTTGTTGCTTGAGGGGGGGGATATTTCCCCTCTTTTGACTGTTTAATATTATTAAGAAATTATATTTTTTTGAGATTTTGGATAACTTTAAAGGTCGACCAATATATTTACTTACCTTGTCGTGCACTGCGGCGTCCTGCCTTCGTTTACTGTCGAGAAATTGTCTTCCGGCATCCTGCCTCCAGACAATTTCTAGAGTCGTCCAGTAAATATATTGGTCTGGTTTATGATA
This window contains:
- the holA gene encoding DNA polymerase III subunit delta produces the protein MKDIKEILNKSIDELKPIYLIYSEEIYLLNKFKEAFTKKYIPDEIKDFNLTVIKNTENLPVLVKNQANTPPFMTEKRFIIIEPGEYFKNKNSEDRFLIELFNNFPQTTQLLFLINGKIDKRLKVVKEIKKNGEIIELESPKYKQLDKWIEREFARYNKKIDKRSINMLENMFQNNLQLLENEIGKIVLYKHDEEKINYNDISNIISKDRLLEDNLIFAFTDAIIGRNNGKAITILNEMLNDGAVPLKILSTVIWQLRLLLSVKELKKKGKDIRDISRILKVHQYPVKKCYSKADVFTDEELEIMLERFMETNYQIVTGKYEAALALEMAIVK
- the rpsT gene encoding 30S ribosomal protein S20 — its product is MPIIKSAKKRVKTAEKRTIRNREWKDKLKNNIKDFEKTVEEGDSSTAGDKLQTAIKTIDKAVSKGIIHKNNAARKKSRLTKMYNKIS
- a CDS encoding phage holin family protein, which translates into the protein MRGWIGAIVRFIVSALVLLAVGYVVPGFSMVGFGNALIAAIVIALMGYVIETLFGDNISPQARGVVGFITSAVVIYLTQFVVEGLTVTIFGALIAAFVIGLVDAFVPTELR
- the gpr gene encoding GPR endopeptidase, producing the protein MTNQQVIFENNRVYSDLALDAHSLAVEQTGGEVQGVSVQEEQLENALITRIEVMNEQGAKAIGKPIGKYITIESDGLKGQNRMVHDQLSEIFAGELASLANLENIRPHPNLEPTIFIVGLGNWNATPDALGPQVLNHLMVTRHLYQEAPPELRKGLRPVCALSPGVLGLTGVQTAEIIKGVVEMVQPNLIIAIDALSARSTARLANTIQISNTGIAPGSGLGKNRMAINQETMNIPVIAIGVPTVVHAITIVNDAMEELLKGNIFSPAERERFRHIDEAEKKRTIGNILGPYMGSLVVSPKGVDELILDLGRIIAGGINVALHPDITPDNLSLYL
- a CDS encoding PfkB family carbohydrate kinase, translating into MTVDIVTMGEMLIDFVPLKKGLALKDNEGFLRMPGGAPANVAVGTAKLGIKSAFLGKVGADPFGDLLIDTLRENSVNVEGIVQSNKAKTTLAFVTLDEKGDRDFTFYRDPGADMLYDWDEVNLKLLKKARVFHHGSISLIDEPVRSTTLRMAETANDNGLIVSYDPNLRIPLWPDLKQAEKWIKEGLKTADLLKISEEELEFITGESSLKKGARRVMAEYNVKLIFITLGAEGSYFYNGLTEGMVSGFKVNAQDTTGAGDAFTAGILAQLINEDIDDLSRLDNITLKEMLKFSNAVGAITTTGKGAISSLPNLKSVRKFLKKTKI
- the spoIIP gene encoding stage II sporulation protein P, which translates into the protein MSYKKIDLKVIMVVIMLLLIFLNLLKYHMMSDVVVPVWSSHDVEYYDREKDNRSLITRVKDYLSPEQLLYRLTRIRVRAPITYLKREIPLLAYYTPEELKTPRQVVYNPGDNNKIVKLKFDLRQGEEISSQQDNSQSIDDLRGMEPDNKIRDDQKRPLIAIYHTHTSETYIDDPRKQDNNGHVFPGEIGNVARVGSELATLLAERYNFRVIHTTKVHDERYSMSYYNSRKTVKELLDNNPEIDLLLDIHRDGIKHLPSRETITTVVNDQRVAKVMIVVTNGKFDFAHLDLKDHHQEWEKNLNYARRFANKIEEMYPGLLSRLEIRDTTYNQDLHPRALLLEIGDYRNTTQEAIRSAELLAGVIVEMFR
- the lepA gene encoding translation elongation factor 4 yields the protein MNSEHIRNFCIIAHIDHGKSTLADRLLEYTGVLTEREMKEQVLDKMELERERGITIKAQAVRLEYNGYQLNLIDTPGHVDFSYEVSRSLAACEGAILVVDASQGVEAQTLANIYLALEHDLEIIPVINKIDLPSADPDRVKAQLIDVGLEIEDTILTSAKEGTGIKEVLDAVIEQVPAPENTFNKPLRALIFDSFYDPYQGVIAYVRIKDGSIKPGQRVKMMSNNREYEVDELGIFIPDMKKTASLEAGEVGYIIAGVKDVKNCRVGDTITSADNPASEPLPGYQKIKPMVYSGLYPTDNADYGLLKDALEKLQLNDASLTFEAETSEALGFGFRVGFLGLLHMEIIQERLEREYGLELVITAPSVVYRITDQQGDMIEIENPAEFPEQNEIEIIEEPYVKAEIFLPDEYVGQAMELCQENRGEFKDMQYIDENRVKLYYEIPLSEIITDFFDLLKSKTRGYATLDYEFIGYKPSQLVKLDILLSGSPVDALSTIVHQENAGSKGRSLARKLKKLIPRQMFAVPIQAAIGSKIVARVNIKALRKNVLQKCYGGDISRKRKLLEKQKEGKKRMKRVGQVEIPQEAFMAVLQRDDDE
- the hemW gene encoding radical SAM family heme chaperone HemW, whose protein sequence is MVGLIEKIRQHFDLAMVEEISIEVNPGSITKDKLLKYKEAGINRISLGVQSFNDNELNFLGRKHTVGQALEAVELLQRVFQNYNLDLIFAIPGQSLKSWQETLKQVLSFQPPHLSIYNLQIEKGTPLANMLEEGEIKVVDDTLDAEMYLLARELFNLHDFKQYEISNFSRKGFDSIHNQIYWHYQPYLGIGPAAVSFDGRIRFANKADLPKYINNLTNSVLPVENIERLSIKEQISEMIFMGLRLTDGISLAEFTDRFTVDLLKLYQLEIEDCLSKGLIEIKDKHIRLSEKGLLLGNEVFMKFLK